In Chelonoidis abingdonii isolate Lonesome George chromosome 9, CheloAbing_2.0, whole genome shotgun sequence, the genomic window TGCCCACAAGGATCCATGCCAAGATGTTGGATTACTCGGCTGTGCCAGGCTCAGAGGATGAGTTCTCTAAAGCAGGTGCTCTCAACCTTCACTGCACCGtggcccccttctgacaacacaaattactacatgaccccaggaggagggaccaacgcctgagcccacccaagtccccgctgccctgggcaggagggccagagctaaagcctgagccctgctgccctgtgcTGGGGGAAGCAAAAACCTGGGGTTTGAggggggggcctgtaacctgagccctgccacccaaggctgaagcgcttgggctttggccccggaCTCCACCAAGTCTAACGTCAGCCCTgacgaccccattaaaatggggtcccgacCCATAGAGAACCGCTGCTCTGATGTCATTGCATGGCATGTTTCCAGAGGTCCAGGAATGAGAGCAGTTCCCCCGTTCGGCTCAGAAAGGAAAGGCTGGCCCTTTACCAAAGACAGGGGGAAATGCCCCATCATCTGCTACGTTAGGACAAAGTTTTGCGGTACACCAGGACTAGGCCATTCTGCATTCTGTTTGGGTACCAACTAGCATCTGTCAGCGTTCCCTCCAAGGTCCGTTATGTACCTGCACTCAAGGCAAACGAGAACGCGTCAAATGGCAGCTTGGGAAAGTAACTTACAATGCACTAGTGCAAGTATTTCACAGCAGACTTAACACCTCCCCTCCGATTCAAACAAACCTCTGCTCCCTGGTCGGGTTAGCGTACAGCACGTGGTCCAGCTACCATGGTCAGTAACATTAGGAAAAGCGAGAGATCTGTTTGCAAACCACTCCAAAGATATCGCCACTTAAAAACCTTCCTTTGCCGAATGGAGATTGCTCAGGTGTAAGGTataaaaggcccagggctctggaATGTAAATGACGCCAGGATACTTCTTCCTGAGGATTTTGTCATTCCACAGCCAAACCACCCAAGCGCCAATTAAGACCAATGTAATAATGAAAGAGTAGAAGAGGAAGAGTCCATTGCTGTCCAAGACCAGTCCTTTCCGTTTCTGGCGCATGACTAAAGCCATCATGGCAAAGAAGGTAAAAATGTAGAGCATGAAAATCTGACCTTCTGTCACAAGGTACCTACAATGCAAAAATATCATTAGTGCCCCTGTGACCACTTAGCAATAATAACCCTTAGCCCGTCTATAGCTATTGATGGATGAAAAGCACCTTGGGGGGAGACTCGggactttcagtgggagctgagcaaCTACCTGTGTCTTGTACCTTTGGAAAATCTTCCCCTTTACCAACATTAATCCTCACGGGGAGTAACTGGTATTATGtactgctggggaaactgaggcaggggattaAGGGATCTCCCCAGAGGGGAGTATTTCTGGCTCCTAGTCTCATGCTCAGACCACTGCCTCATGCCTCTTCCCTATATTTCATAcatgaacagatgttttcaaatAAACATTCCCTCATGCAGCCATTGCAATGCCGGGAACTTGACAGTAACTGACTTTCACTGGCCAAGGTGAGAGAGAGTCCGAGCTGCTTAAATTCTCAAAGGTAAATTTTAAAACTCTTTCCACCGCACATACCTAGAGGGCTTTGCTCAGCCAAAATGAAACTTAGCTGCAGGGCAGCGTCTTTACATTTGTCAGTTGTCAGGATAATTCTCAATGtggaaattaaaaaaactatatattCTAAATCTGTTTTAATAACCGAAAGTTGTAACCGGTACCATAAGTAACTCAATGTGTTTGCCCATCTTGTTCAGAGTGTGATTTTAAAACTGGCGATCTCTCTTCCCACCTGACTAGAGTCTAGCTTCAACATGACGGATGAGGGAGGGCGAAACACGCAGGGCAGAAGCTGATTGGCTGGGAGGTTCAACACACACTTTACACTTGGGACTTGTCTAGACTAAGGAAATTTGCACCACTGTAActatattataataaaaatatctcCTCACTCTTATatagctttacaaaggagataccattcaccccattttacagatggggaaactgaggcacagagatgggaggtggcttgcccaaggtcccagCAAGCCAGTAGCTGAGCTGGGAATCCTGAGTCCTAGTTTTACTCTCAGTCCACTAGGCCCCAGTGTTTACATCAGGAGGCAGTCACTCCAGTGCAAACCCTGATGCAGATGTGCTGCACCTGTGCAAACGGATCTTGTCCCAGTGTGATTTAGCAGAGCAGATCATACCAGTGCATCAGACTTACACTGCTGCATCATGTATACACTGAGGATTTGCACTGCTGTGGTCTCATCAGTGCAAAGACCCCAGGACAGACAGGGCATTAGCAATTGTAGAGGGTTGGGCCACTAGAGGtagaagtttatttttaaaacggGTGGCTGGCATTTTTCATGAATGCCGTAAAGccaacattttgggtttttttttttttttttttttttggcatttataGTGCTCCATATCTCTCATATTTAGTCATGCCATGTTTCTTGGTGTGAATCAATATGATGCTATGTATTGCGGTCCTGGAGAGACTTAGAGATGCCAGCCAAGTGAATTAGGAAAATTGGAAACTAACTGGAGGCTTTCTAGAACAGCTATTTATTAATAAATCACAGTGGGAGAGGCAGGACAGAGCCAAACCAGAATGATCAAATGGGTTACTGCTTACTGAGATCCGAACCAAAAAGGGAACTTAGAGAAGGGAGACGCGATGGAATTAGCTCCCCCTGGCTTTTAAATCTTTTCCTTTCCTAAATACATGTAAGAACATGAACTGCAGAACTCCAAGCTGATGTAGTTAAAGGAAATtagaatggggaaactgagagtTGGCTAAATCATTACACTGATTTgactattaaaaaattaatttagtgtATGAAATACAATCTTGGCAGGGGGAAAAGATCTGGATAAGAGAGAACATAATCTCTGAAATGACAAGCTGTTTGGCGGCCATCAGggaaagcatttggaaagaggagaATAATGAAAATGGGAAATAAATAAGCCCTCTCTCCAAAGGCTATTCTGGTTAAGGAGGCAGAGCTGGAAAGCCTTGCACAGAGCAGGAAAGCAGCATGCAGATGAAGGGgactttatttatatattaaaaagccTAGATGACTGATATCAGGTGATTTCCATTATTATAACTAACTTAAAATAAGGTTGCTTGACTTGCACAGGAAAGGTGAATGTTCCTAAAAGCTGCATGGAACACTGTGTGCTCCAGGCTCTACAGATTGTGCATACGACaaataaaatcaagatggaaCATCCAAAGTCGAGAGAGCATAATAAGTCGAGAGAGCATAATATCTCAGTCGAACACTGCTAGGGGATGGTGAGATGGTGAAGCAGCATTCAGGGTTTTTCATGCTAACCAGGCAAATATATGGTGTAGGCTGGAATCAGCTGCTGCCCCAAAAGTCTGGTATAGTACATGGGCAACATTTCAGGGTACCCGtgtacagcagctgggagcaggtcTCCCAGCCTGGCTAGACAGACTCATGGTAGCATGCTACAAAGAGCAGCGTGGACACTGCGACTTAGGCTGGTGCTCGGGCTCTCAAGCCCCCTAACGCCCAAAGGCTTCCCAGCCTGAGCTGGCACAGCCAAGCTATTATTCGTGTGCCAGTTTGAGGCTGTCTAGCTGGGCTGCAAGACTCAGTCACAGTGGCAGGACAGCCAGACCCTAGGGGGCGGGGGTAGGAAGGGTGTATTTTGGATCCCAAGTGGTGATGCAAGCTGCCCCTTAGGAAGGAGAGGTGACTGACAGCCTGCTAGCTCCAAAGCAAAGGTTCTGATGCAGAAAGCAGGCCCTGGATGCTGAGTCATTTGTTAAGCCACTCCTGGCCAGCTCTGTCTGCCACGAATGCCAACTTCTCCATGACATCTCATAGTAAAGGAATTTTTATTTCCCCCACTGCATCCACCAATTTGCTTTTCCCACCAGAGCACTGAACTGCTGGACAGTGCCTGTCCCAGAGCATCTGTCTCCAGAATGGGTGATATGAGACCTTCCAGTGTGCCTCCAACCCTGCTCTGGGGGGCATGTCTCAGGCCGAGTGGATAGTTTAGGCTCTACATCTATTCATCCTTGGCCTCCTTGCTGTGGTGACTAATGTAGGTACCAACTGATGGTGGTTCTCCGAGTGTTCACTCAATGAACTGGAGTGAGACATGTGGGGATGGCTTTTTCTCACGAGCATGACTCAAGAGTGCGACACAGGGGCGAGAGGTTCTGTGTAAGTGTATCCTCACGGGTCCGGTGATTCTGATGCAGCAGCTGGAGATGAACTGCATGAAAATGCTGGCTCATAGTGAACTAACATGTATGAGAACAGCAACTGTTGCTGAGTTAATATAGGCTGCCCCCTACCTTTCCCATAGAGTAATGAACACTGGCCTGAAAACACACAATGGCACCGCAGAAGGTgacagggaggagctgggggtttTGGCAGCTGGGGACTGGGCAGCTATGGAGGGTTTGGAATTGTGGATAGGCACATTAACTGGACATCttttgctaaaatgatcagcaaagGCCATCCTTAGGTTTCAGAGATAACAGTCACTGAGAAGAAAAGGGCATAAATAGAATTTCAGCAGTGTCAAGCaagattttcttctttaaatacaGGTTTTAATAGTTAAACAGGGATAGAAAGAGATTTGATGTCTATCATAACgagttaaagtatttttttacatGCTTAAACAAGAtttattcttttagtggtaaaaattgtGTCTGCATTTTGTTGATGTGTGTAATACATTAACtgacctttattttattttattttatttttggaagtAGCAGGGGGGAATCTGTATCTCTCTTGCAGGCTCGAAGGTTTTTGCAGGTGGGAGTGGGATATAATCCAAGAAAGAATGCGAGAGTGGGTAGGAGTGGGATTAAAAAAACAGTCCCGTGCAGGGCTCTTGTTCATACTATCCAGGGGTTTGATGACTCAGGCAGAGGAACTGTATCTGTTCCCATCTGGATCAGGGTTGAGAGCTTTTCTGTGCAGCCATAAGGGCTCCCAACTTCAAAAAAGGTTTAGATTTTGGAGCAGATGGGCAGTAGATTTTATGAAAAAAGTTCCACAGTCTCATACAGAGGCGGTTTTACGTCTGTAGTGCCAGTTACTGTACCAGCCAGGTTCCcatcagggccgcccggggggcggggggaagtggggcaatttgccccaggccctgcaggggcccccatgagagttttttgggggcccgGAGCAGGGTCcgtcactcgctccaggggccccggaaaacccttatggggcccgggccccctgagctgcttctgctccgggtctttggcggcaattcatcGGCGGGGGGCTCCCGCTACGgatcccggagcagaaggaccccctgccgccgaagaccccaggtcccctgaatcctctggacggccctgGTTCCCATTACCTATTATCGGAGCCATGTAGTCACTTGTATCATTATTCAAACATTCACTAGTTTTCTATGTCCCTTACCTGTCCCTGGAGCTTAGCTAACTTACCAGTAATAAAGGCTGCTTGGCCCCATAAGGAGCAAGGCGGCTAATGGCATTCTGCTCTCTTCTTTAATGGGTGTGAAGCAGCCGGTAAAATATATAAAGAGTATGAGAAAGAAAGGAATATACCTGTGCCAGGAGAAGAAAGCTGTGGTCAGGTTGTTAGTAATAAAACCCCATTCTAGCACATCAGCTTGAGACAGACGTGGGACTCCTCCTTTCACAGGGTACGTCCAGACTGCAAACCCACCCACGGCAGCGACTCAGAGCCAGAATCTACAGACGGGGGCTGATGGGGCTCGCGCTCTGGGGCTAAAAACAgccgtgtagacaaggctgaTAAGCCGTTCTCCATGTTGGAGCCTGAAGCTACTTCTGAGGCTTTTCACAACCTTCCATAGCCGAGTAAGTTTGCAAGGGCTGAAACCCTTTACTCTGTAGCTACAGCTTTGCCTCAGATTTGGCTAGTTTCCTCGGCCAAACCTAGGAACCCTTTTGGCAAACAAAATTAAGGAGGGAGGCTAACAGGCCATTTCTGGTGAACCTGCAAACTGGCCAAGGCCAGTCTCGACTTTTGAGGTCGATGGCTTGCTGGAAACTTTGCACCAATGGGAAGGCATAGTCTGCATTCAGGGCCATGCTACTGTGCTGATTGTAATGCTACAGCCCCGTCTGTTATCGTCACAGCTGTAGCCACAAGATTACAGCTGTGCAGGTAGGAGATGAAAAGTGCTGGCCATGCCTAGCACTGAGCTATTGTATAAGGGGGGGACGATGCAAAGCGCTTTCAAAGGAAAACAGACTTCCTTGCCTCTCAGAGGACAAGTAAGAGTTTGCTGATTAGTAAGGGATCCAAGTTCCCCATCTAACATTGGCATTTTTTGCACTCTCTGGCTGATAGGAAGCCTaggaactttattaaaaaattgaGCCATTTGGAAAGACAGCATTTCAAACGCCGGGCATCGCCAGTCTAGGGTTTAAACAGACTGAATGAGCCTCGGTTAAGGGCCAGCTGACTTGTGTTCCCTATTAAGACAAACTGAGTTTGCTTCACAGAGCACTGCAGGGATGTGACAATAGCTTGTGGGTGAAAGTATTTATATTTGCAATGTCCAAGGAGGCCTCGTGCCATTTTGTAGTAGGGACACTATAGGATCCATGCTAAAATCCACTACTGGGATGAATTGCACACAGAGCAGTGACCGTTTCCTCAGGGATGGGGGCTGCTCGtatctagagccctgcaaatccgcgTGGATCCGTTTTATATCCGTGGACCATTTCTGCGGATGTGGATACACATTTTGTATCCGCGCAGGGCTCTGACGGCAAGAGCAGgtgggcagctgtgaggagccgtggcagaccctccacctgccctgggcggaGGGCCCAGGGGGCAGACACAGGGCCCAGGGGCTGATTGGGCCCCATGACCAGAGCGATGGAGGGTCCgccgtggctccccacagctgcctgctcgGCTCTTATCATGGTTGGACTGTGGTTCTGagccactccctggctggagctgggttggggagaCCCAGCTGAAGGAGCAAAGTCCAGCCTTACTCATTAAGGGGTATGGCTCCACGGCAACTATAAATCGCAGCAGGCCTGTGCCAGCCGCCTCGGTCTGCGGGGCAGTTTCATTGCTGGgcagacttccaggctcaggctaaagcctgagctctgggaccccccATCTCGCAGGTCCTAGAGGCTGACTCCActgcatgtctacactgctattaaacagccctgcagcctgagccccgggagccagagccagctggcacaggccagccacgggtgtctaactgcagtgtagacgtgccccaGTAGGATGCTCCTTGAGTGGAAGAACATTGAAAGGGGAAAAAGATGAGAGGCAGCGAGCCTGCAGAATGGTGACTTGTGCCTGCAAGGATGTTCCGCGTCCTAAGGGCCCTACACAGCTGCCCACTTCAAGGGCTCCAACTGCTCATCCTACATCGATAACAGCCTGGCTCTGAACAGAGTCCTCCTGCTGTCAATAACAGCGAGTGGTCTGGACAGTGACAGGGACAGAGCGAAAATGGCTGGGGCAGTTTTCCAAGGGATGACTTGTGCTACTGGCACCTGCTATAGGAACGAACTCTAACCGGGTCTCCCAGACTGGGTGTTTTACTGAACAGATTTACTTCCTGCTACATTCTGCGGCTATGAGACACAGTGTAAAACTCACCACATTGAATGCCCTAAGTATTCATCATAGTAGTACAGCAGCTCAAAAGAATCAATCTGCAATGGAATGAAGCTGGGTTAGAAAGGCAAGCGGGGGCGTCACCGTAGTATACAAAAATCAGGCAGTTTAAAACACATGCTGCTGCACACCCAAGCGTCCTTACCAGTGTCTCCGGTTTGAGGTTTTTGATGATTGGGTTCTCTCTTACGGACAGATGGTGCTGGTACCCACTGAAAATCAAACGGTGGTTGACGGAGTCGCCCACCAAATGGATGCTCGCTCCCATGACGAACATGATGATGCTGACATAGACCACTGATCTGGGCAGGGTTTTAGGGGACCTTTCAATGAGCTGCAATTCAAGGGGCTGGTTAAAGGTGTCTGAACCAGGATGCAGAAGGTAGAAACAGAGGGGAAATAAAACACGAGCGATTCTAGCCACTGTAAAATCCCAGCTTTAAGTCTTtgtccatcccctcctccccccacccaaaatcATCCCCAACAAGCAAGTCATTCTACACAATGTTGCAAACTGTATGTCACCTGAGCAGATCCCAGCCAGGGTCTGcccagccccgtatcctgtcaGATGCTTCCGAGGCATTCTTTGCATCTTCTGCTGGGCAATTACAGCATCCCCTATCCAGAGGAGAAGCGGTTTCCTAACTCCCCCTATAGCTCAGATAGCTCAGGGGACCAGGAAACgggttttattgattttttttcctataaaaattgtaaataaatcCCCATATTTTTAGCCTCAAACCTGACAGCCCATCCTTAACTGCACCAGCACTGTGACTATGTCAACAATCCAAAATAGTACTCAGCGCAATTGATCTATTCATCAGCCATGAGCAGAAGCCTGATTCCTTAGAAGAAAAATGGCTGTGGCTTTCTGTCATTCCTGCTCCGAGTAGCATAATGATTCTGTCTGAAAGTCTCTTTGTACCCTCCAGTGGTGAGTGGCACCTCCAGCAATGCTCCAAGTTACTGTATGATGCTCTAACTCCTCCTTCAATTAGTGCAGATGTCTGCTGGACTATACCCTCTGCTGGACTGTGTTCTGAGGAGTTTGACTCATTTTTCTCTGTACTTCAGGTTATTAATTATTTCTGAGGGCAAAGCTTCCTTTACTCAGCTCTAATGTAAGGGGTAAAATCAAAGCACCATGTCAAATTGCTTGGTGGATTCAATAACCCTTTGCCACCAGTAGTCAAGCTGAACTTTGTGGGTGAAATTCTCCTCTGCATGGGAACCTGCCCACGACCATGTGTGTATTCTACTCAAGCTCTTATGGTCCAATCCTTGGGGTGGGGCAATCGCTAGCATCTTGTGCAGGTCCTCTgcccagggtgaatttcaccccagaaAGGACAATTCAGTAACAGACACTTCAAAGCAGCCAAAACATCCCAAATTGGATTATCTGTGGCTTCTACAGCAGGAAGGCTTCTATACAGACAGTATTAATTTGCCCTGCAATGCTTTGGGACACTGGGTCAAGGGTCTAAATGAAAACGTCGGTGTGACTGCAAATCCGACTGACTTTTGGAACAATTTCTCTTCCTGACTGAATGCATTCTCAGCTTCTCTCTAGTGCTGGTTGAAGACCTAAACTCCACCAAAGGTAAGTTCTCAAGACTAGTCTTGATAAGGGTGCTTCACATGGAGAAACAGCTGATCAGCTCCATAGCTCTGGCTGTGTCGTCCTTCCTAGCTTGGAAAATCAGCTACAATAGTCTTCTGCCTGCCCTTTTCTCTGCTGCCAATAATAAGCTTCTTAGCAGAGGTGTTTCTATAGATGATGATAATAAAGACAATCTATTTCAAAGCTTAGCTTTCAAATGATTTTTATAATGATTTTCTGGAGATTAGAAAGAGGGGTGCGGAGGTGAGCAACACGAATAAGAGCCAAGCAAAAATATTCTGTCcgaagagagatggaaaagatagGGGCTGTAATGCAGAAGACAAATGAGAGcagacatgataaaagtatactAAATAATGAATGATCTAGAGATGCTGGGTTgggcacagggccggctttaggccgattcggctgattccggggaatcgggccccgtgcctaagagggccccgtgccttaggcaccattttttttttaacttaccctgGTACTCGActgcggtctgctccggggtcttcaatggtcccgctcctttgagtgaagcgctgGTGGGAGCGCAGcgtggccccactctcccagctagagctccagccgggagaacggggcggcggggcttgccgcgctccagccagagtgcggcaagccccgctctcccatctggagctccggccagagcgcggtAAGCCCCgtgaccccggctggagctctgggccctttaaatagccccccgagccctggggcagtgaggggctcaggggggctatttaaagggtccagggctccaggtgcctctgccaccccggtccttcaaatagctgccggagccccgcctcccccatgcattcccacgctcgcggctatttaaaaggtccggggtaGAAGGGTTGGGGCTACTAAAGGCTGGAGTTCAGCTGCCTCTGCGCACCCCGTGACCTGTCCACACCAGTCCgccctcctgcctgcagccagctctgcaccccgtgcacAGCAGCCCTTGCCACAAACCCCTGTCTGTCTCCagcaacccctgccacacacctgcaccctgccaaagccagccagcctcccacaCTGCTGCCGCACCAGCCTGCACCCTGCCCAGcccgcccctgccctgtctccagtcaacccgtgctgcaccccactgctgagccagccagtccgcactcctctgtctctaGCCCTgcaagcccctgctgcaccccctgtggcctactgaagccagcccgcccacacccttgcctgcctgcagccagaccctactcCAGTCAGCCCTGCCTGCTCAGCCAGTCCCATGTCCACTGCgccctgcagttccagggcaTTACCTGCACACCTGCTCAATGAGGGGCAGGAAACAGCTGGgaccacacatgtgcacacccagggagtggcagggaccacACATGTGAACGGCAGTCATTAtagcaatcaacagcatatatgatgcaatgtaataattttattattcatatagttatggaaagtaaataatacatgaaagaaatgagaggcttttttccactgttttttttaagtcatccctgccagggccccatcgaaaatgttcgaattgggccccgcacttcctaaagccggccctggttgggcATTCCTATTCATAAAATTCCAAAAGGAAATCCAATTACATTGAAAGGCcagaaaatgaaaactgatgGAAGGAAATACTTTCTCATCTAATGCTTTGCTACCTTATGGTGCTCTCTGCCACAAGATACCATTGCAGCCAAGAGCTTAACGGAATTCAGAAAGGAATTGGACAGTGGTGTGAATAACACGCACATCCAAGGTAAGGATTTACCAAAAATTTTTTTGGAAGGGCTAAACCCTTCACTCCAGGGCATAATTCAATTTCTAACTAATAAGAGTGAGCAAGAAGTGTTCATAGCTGCCTACTGCAGGGCTTCTTGGGTGTTCTGACTGGGAGAAGCTTTCTGAGAGTAGAGGGCTCTTTATTGTAGCTGACAGAGAGACAtgattaaggtgaccagatatcctgtttttaaagggacagtcccggtttttgggactttttcttatataggcgcctgttaccccccaccccctgtcctgtgttttcacagttgctatctggtaaccctacatgtgatccaatggctggaagctaaagctagaaaaattcaggcTTGAGATAAGATGCAAACTTTTCCCCATttgggtaattaaccactggaacaattaacTTCTggatatggtggattctccaacaccTGAAGTCTTAATTCAAGAAAGGATGCCTTGAGTTCACCTAGAAGTTATTAgcctgatgcagaaattactgtcCGAAACTCTCTGGTttaggttacacaggaagtcagactagagcTAATcctaatggtccattctggccttaaatctataaaaacttccactgaaactTCTGATTTtgcccactgtcagagacaggctactcAACTCATGGGACCATGGATGTGACACAGTGTGGCACTTTGTACGTTCCTATGAACAGGCAGAGGAGAAACCAACCTGGAGGTACAGTTCATGATAGGTGGGGAAATGAGTAAGAATGAGAAATGCTACCCCCACGCAGTGATGAAAGGATCAAATCTGTCCCTGATCATTGGCCCAGGGCTTAGACAAGTTACTGACAATGAAACCATTTCTACCCATCCACTAAAAACATTTCTAGCCTCAGCAGGTCAGAAGACAAATGAACTTTACAGTTATCTCAGGCTGGTTAACGTCTTGTTCTTTAAAAATCAccgtttttttcccccataagcATTTCAGAGTTGTTCTACCCTGGGTGGAACTGGCCCCTGGCAAGCGATTTCTGAATTTGACCAGGGTTGTTATACATACCCTCCCTCAAGAATTCCTGCAGCAAAACCTCGTCTTTGGAAAGTTTTGCTCAAAAATGTAATGTCCATGCTTTGAGGTTTAcctttaaaagaagaaatggtGTGATAACATTGTAAGCCATATGGAAATAATCTCCTGCACTAGGTTTGTTTAATGGAAACCACTCTAAAGGTAGAATAATCtgaggagagaagaaaaacaaaatgtcagtAAGCCTCGAAATACCTTGCCTGTAAGTAGAGCAGGCAACAGAGTTAAATACCACACAAGTATTGCATGACATTCATAACTTATCAAAACATCTGCAGCCCACGGTGACTGGCTGAATGTTTAGTGATTGCAAGAAAGAGAATGAGTTTTGGTCTGCAGTCACATCCCAGTTGTTGTGGCTTGAATTCTTAGCCAGCTGGCTGTCTTGGCTTTGCCTAGCTGTTAATGAAGTAAAGCCAGTTGACTATCAATTTTTCAGAGAcattttctgatttatattaagcCTCCCTAAAATTGGAGCTTTGAAATAAGATGAGAAAATActgctctttctcctcctcatccacTTACTCCTGCAACAATGCCAAAAGCTAATGCTGTTAATTTGTGTGGCTAGTTGTTAAGAAGCCCATTCCAAATCCATTGTTTATTTAGTACGCTCTGCAGGCTTCCTGTATCCGACACTTGGGTAATCTTCGATCATGTAGCCCAACCAAAAATTACAGCTTGAAAGTGAAAACCCTTCAGCCATAATAGATAGATGGGATTTTTTCCTCTCATGGCAGTTCCTGAAGGTGAGCACAATGTACTGTGTATTAGTGACGGATGCTGCCAGCCTCTCCACTTAATTTTGATGCAGGGAAGCTGGTAGTGAGGTAAGACCAAACTTCTGAGGTTTCTGCTCTGCCATGTAAGCAGTACAGCTAGCAGCAGTCATTGACACTGCGCCAACAGCAATAGCACCATGATGACGATACGCAATCAGAGACCATCTTGTACCTCCCTTGAGAACAGAGAAGATGCAAGTTAAGTTGTTCTGGCAGCAGTAGGATTTAGACCGTGGGGTTCCAGTGTACAGGGATAATTCTGTGCTTAGCTAACATAGTTCCACTAATTTTACCTACCGCTCCTTGAACTGCTCAAAATCTGTTCCTTCTACATCCTCCCACCCTTTCCATTGCCCTCAGCTGACC contains:
- the CLN6 gene encoding ceroid-lipofuscinosis neuronal protein 6 — its product is MRWEGAGPDGHMQGARRRQFPPAAPGSQQPGGSFYQGRHGSAKNEDMFKTSQFHFDLWFYFTLQNWVLDFGRPIAMIILPLEWFPLNKPSAGDYFHMAYNVITPFLLLKLIERSPKTLPRSVVYVSIIMFVMGASIHLVGDSVNHRLIFSGYQHHLSVRENPIIKNLKPETLIDSFELLYYYDEYLGHSMWYIPFFLILFIYFTGCFTPIKEESRMPLAALLLMGPSSLYYWYLVTEGQIFMLYIFTFFAMMALVMRQKRKGLVLDSNGLFLFYSFIITLVLIGAWVVWLWNDKILRKKYPGVIYIPEPWAFYTLHLSNLHSAKEGF